CGGGCGGTGCGGATATAGTCCTGGTGTACCACGTCAAGCATACTCGCCCTCATAATCCGGGCGGTATAAGCGGCGGGTAAGGCTGCCAGAGCGAAAGCGGGCATAATAATCTGGCGGATGTCACCCCATCCGCCGGTCGGCAGCCAGTGGAGCACTACCGAGAACAATATCATCAAAAGAATACCCAGGACGAACCCCGGTATACTGACGAAGATGGTGGAAATCAAGACTGAAGTATAATCAACGATTGAGTTTTGCCTGAGGGCGGCCGCCGTTCCCAGCGGAATTCCGATGAGCAAGGCAATGATAAAGGCGGTAAAGCCCAGCGTGGCTGTTTTGGGCAGACCCTCTAGCAATATCTGGGTAACTCCCCGGTTCTGGTAAGAATATGAAACTCCGAGGTCACCGCGCAGGGCACCCCAGATAAAATTGCCGAACTGGACGAAAAATGGCTTGTCCAGGCCGTATTTCTGGTTCAGATTGGCCACCACCTGGGGATCGAGCTGCTTCTCCTGGTCCCAGGGACCTCCGGGCACCAGGTGCATCAGAGAGAAAGTAATGAAGGCAACCACGAAGAGGACGAGGATAAGCCATAAAAAACGCTGTATTAAGTATTTACGCATATTCCTAAAAACCAGAGGACTCGGCGGATTAAGTTTAACCCACCGAGTCCAATCTAAGCATAAATTTATTGCAGCTGTTTATTCCCCAATATAGACTTCCCTCAGGAACAGGTCTCCGGCAACCCGGCCGTCCATACCGGTACTCTTGAGTCCCTTCACTTCAGGCTTGGAAAGGATGAATCTTTCCCGGTAGTACACCGGAATAATCGGAACATCAGCCATTATCATCTCTTGAGCGTCACCCCAAGCTCTAATTCGTTTGGTATTATCCAATTCCGACTTAGCCTGTTCAGCGAGGGCATCGAACTGCGGGTTGCTGTATTTGCTGAGGTTATTACCCTCTCCCGTGCCGA
The DNA window shown above is from Dehalococcoidales bacterium and carries:
- a CDS encoding ABC transporter permease: MRKYLIQRFLWLILVLFVVAFITFSLMHLVPGGPWDQEKQLDPQVVANLNQKYGLDKPFFVQFGNFIWGALRGDLGVSYSYQNRGVTQILLEGLPKTATLGFTAFIIALLIGIPLGTAAALRQNSIVDYTSVLISTIFVSIPGFVLGILLMILFSVVLHWLPTGGWGDIRQIIMPAFALAALPAAYTARIMRASMLDVVHQDYIRTAR